A part of Cannabis sativa cultivar Pink pepper isolate KNU-18-1 chromosome 6, ASM2916894v1, whole genome shotgun sequence genomic DNA contains:
- the LOC115695140 gene encoding uncharacterized protein LOC115695140 — protein sequence MQKNTIDATKDWWNSKLQNHPDAAKFCILGIEPEVKEKLDKILMNTVVIGEHAWTPSSGIILSESEKPFNDTETLHEQLESSDYDLETLNIDRFSKEKISKRSTETLEKQNEKAKNEKGKMKKTEPVMIFEQIGRLADVVETRSRNIEIARKENSIAEVMKILNYLLEIEKREKLVFICNSLVYHEREERDVCFILEEPELMLTWLKNEYTLE from the exons ATGCAAAAGAATACAATTGATGCAACTAAAGATTGGTGGAATAGTAAATTACAG AATCATCCTGATGCTGCAAAGTTTTGCATTCTGGGAATTGAACCAGAAGTAAAGGAAAAATTAGATAAGATTTTAATGAACACTGTTGTTATAGGAGAGCATGCTTGGACACCTTCATCTGGAATAATTCTGTCTGAGTCTGAAAAACCTTTTAATGATACTGAAACCTTACATGAACAACTTGAGAGTAGTGATTATGATCTAGAGACGCTTAATATTGATAGATTTTCTAAAGAGAAAATTAGCAAGAGATCAACTGAGACACTTGAGAAACAAAATGAAAAGGCGAAAAATGAAAAAGGGAAAATGAAGAAGACCGAGCCTgtaatgatatttgaacaaattGGTCGCCTTGCTGATGtcgtggagacaagaagtagaAATATTGAAATAGCTAGAAAGGAAAATAGTATTGCCGAAgttatgaaaatattaaattatttgctTGAAATCGAAAAAAGGGAGAAGcttgtatttatttgcaactctCTTGTTTATCatgaaagagaagagagagatgtTTGCTTCATTTTGGAAGAACCTGAGTTGATGCTTACTTGGCTCAAGAATGAATATACTCTGGAATAA